The genomic window CCGATCGAGGACGTCGCGGACACGGTGAAGGACCTCATCGCCCAGGGCAAGGTGCTGCACTGGGGCCTGTCCGAGCCGGGTCTGGGGACCATCCACCGGGCCCACGCGGTCCTGCCGCTCACCGCGATCCAGAACGAGTACTCCACACTGTGGCGCGGACCCGAGGAGCAGGTCCTGCCGCTCTGCGAGGAACTCGGCATCGGCTTCGTGTGCTTTTCGCCCCTGGGCACGGGCTTCACCACCGGCACGATCAATCCCTACACCCGGTTCACGGAGGGAGACCGCCGGACCGCGACGCCCCGCAACAGCCGGGACAACATGGCCGCCAACATGCCACTGGTACAGCTGCTCCAGGACTGGGCCGTACGCAAGGGCGCCACGCCCGCCCAGATCGACCTCGCCTGGCTGCTGGCCCAGAAGCCGTGGATCGTGCCGATCCCCAGCACCACCAGGCTGTCCCACCTCCTGGAGAACATCGGCGCCGAAGAAGTCGGGTTCAGCCCCGACGAACTCCAGGAGCTGAACGCCGCCCTCGCACGCATCACCATCCATGGTGAGCGGCTTTCGCCGGCGGGCCTCGCGCTGACGGGCGTCGAGGCACCGCCTCGCTGACCGACCGACCAAGCCGAACAGTGCAGCACAGTTCCCTCTCGTCCCCGGCCGAACTCCCGTACCGCTACGGGAGTTCGGCCGGGGACGACTGCAGTCCTGCAGGCATACGGGGGGCGGGATGGACCGGTGGGACGGATCATGGGCCCGGCACGGCGTGCCCATGGAGAGCCACGGTCCTCGGACTGCTGGCTGCCATGTCAGCCGGAGGGCGCAGACGCCATGTGCCCGCCGTGACGTACCTTCAGGAAACCCGGAGCAGCAGGATCCGATCGTCGCTGTCCTCCGGTGAACCCTTGCCGTCCGTGTTGCTGGTGACCAGCCACAGCCTGTCACCGCCCGCCGCCACGACCGTGCGCAGCCTGCCGTACGAGCCCTCAA from Streptomyces sp. DSM 40750 includes these protein-coding regions:
- a CDS encoding aldo/keto reductase, translated to MHEQDSTPSGNSTDRGRRGFLMGAAGLAATSVVAAPATLAQAHTASSATGAKGPVGRRNPVTAAITQTGHRRLGSGPGSLKVSSIGLGTQTMPGNLYGPVTSRKDMVALVRTAFDQGVTFFDTAEAYGPFESERIIGEALRPVRDDVVIASKFGWNIDPVTGANTGRNSRPDHIRQVVDAMLKRLRTDHIDLLYQHRVDPTVPIEDVADTVKDLIAQGKVLHWGLSEPGLGTIHRAHAVLPLTAIQNEYSTLWRGPEEQVLPLCEELGIGFVCFSPLGTGFTTGTINPYTRFTEGDRRTATPRNSRDNMAANMPLVQLLQDWAVRKGATPAQIDLAWLLAQKPWIVPIPSTTRLSHLLENIGAEEVGFSPDELQELNAALARITIHGERLSPAGLALTGVEAPPR